A genome region from Scomber japonicus isolate fScoJap1 chromosome 15, fScoJap1.pri, whole genome shotgun sequence includes the following:
- the s100a11 gene encoding protein S100-A11 gives MEDAICTLVTQFKTYAGKDGSASTLSKEEFQNLVTSQLPNYVKNANDPAAIDKLMGSLDENNDGELTFSEFWQLIGKLAGKQGGFSQ, from the exons ATGGAAGACGCAATCTGCACCCTTGTCACCCAGTTCAAGACATACGCTGGCAAAGATGGATCCGCCAGCACCCTGAGCAAAGAGGAATTCCAAAACCTGGTGACTTCTCAGCTTCCCAACTATGTCAAG AACGCTAACGACCCTGCGGCGATCGACAAGCTCATGGGTTCCCTGGATGAAAACAACGATGGGGAGTTGACGTTCTCTGAATTCTGGCAGCTGATTGGAAAACTGGCAGGCAAGCAGGGTGGCTTCAGCCAGTAG
- the cks1b gene encoding cyclin-dependent kinases regulatory subunit 1, with product MSHKQIYYSDKYDDDKYEYRHVMLPKDLAKRVPKTHLMSESEWRNLGVQQSQGWVHYMIHQPEPHILLFRRPLPSQKS from the exons ATGTCTCACAAACAGATCTACTACTCCGATAAATATGACGATGATAAATACGAGTACAG GCACGTAATGTTACCCAAGGACCTTGCTAAGCGTGTCCCCAAGACCCATTTGATGTCAGAGTCTGAATGGAGGAACCTGGGGGTCCAGCAGAGCCAAGGATGGGTGCATTACATGATCCACCAGCCAG AGCCACACATCTTGCTGTTCCGACGCCCGCTGCCGAGCCAGAAGTCATAA
- the pbxip1a gene encoding pre-B-cell leukemia transcription factor-interacting protein 1 — MSDNSNSSGSSGSSTNSWTLLSPEEAAVENVGPVDDGTESLGDVPSLSEEVAGAAAEFKPSDIPVETVLSEEGHQVCQETSPESSEGPIPSSPSRMSPLPPNPLDPPDLDMESQAPIIHDIVTSSPSDNEHLGAIPFVTHLDLGAPLDIPVSDLPPAELEEYSSASLMTEIPVTAEPVLDTVADIGASLPEESPVFTAEPEINIPTETLTAADPPSHVEADVSLVHQSTEPPSPVPESLVTECPIADSPAPETVGSAEAAEESAVEKEEMEPSETGTQYEQEEEEPSSSFDTSSYDEGLRRRNVPSFEAPRPRTSDEEDEEEDVEFKLAEKKEEKPWFSLNKCIVGALVLLFLGSLFLSGFLCDLDNGDFDASEFSDGEQSQDWLSSDPQDMKELLDKLTQENQQIAQLEAQLQTQREELDLALKAVAASGDEKHKADLEKENTKLKIELSSLPNLKKELEGLRARLTELSQLKADQEMPPATSSSAPQPSDKDGQSHQKSAGPERRKDTNEGGKLKEELLRQKVLLEESKKRLQGMKKDGGDRKHVRDNLEEIHRKISEQVERWGKKKPQESKWKGNNGKSNERDHWKKEEKKEWRGEKDWKPSKEGGWKDKDERKEKDWKPQKQNSHKEAWRKNQDEWEGKKDERRMDREERRKEKPWHGRPGKNSHSHSQQQQHHHHRQPHQNNNKDFWRDQEQKLRRNIRPQVGCSSVDDCASKEGLYAVELPEFEELLEGYLSKLEGSSPESKDKIRKLTADFFEDGVFIHDRVLFSDFAEDVADILEDMVDILVDGGQKDDDSLEEAMEEFEREALWKFAATA; from the exons ATGTctgacaacagcaacagctcAGGCAGCAGTGGGTCCTCCACCAACAGCTGGACCCTCCTTTCCCCTGAG gaagctgctgtAGAGAATGTTGGGCCAGTGGACGACGGCACAGAGAGCCTGGGTGACGTGCCCAGTCTCTCTGAGGAGGTGGCAG GAGCAGCTGCAGAGTTCAAACCCAGTGACATTCCAGTAGAAACTGTCTTGTCTGAGGAAGGACATCAG GTGTGTCAAGAGACCTCTCCAGAGTCCAGTGAGGGTCCCATCCCTTCTAGTCCATCCCGGATGAGTCCCCTTCCACCCAACCCTCTTGACCCCCCAGACCTCGATATGGAGAGTCAAGCTCCTATCATCCATGATATTGTAACCAGCTCCCCCAGTGACAATGAGCATCTTGGTGCCATACCCTTTGTCACCCACCTTGATTTGGGAGCTCCACTCGATATCCCCGTGTCTGACCTCCCCCCAGCTGAGCTAGAGGAATACAGCTCTGCTTCTCTCATGACTGAGATCCCTGTTACTGCTGAACCAGTGCTGGACACAGTTGCTGATATTGGGGCGAGCCTTCCTGAGGAGAGTCCTGTCTTCACTGCTGAACCTGAGATTAACATCCCCACAGAGACCCTAACGGCCGCCGATCCTCCCTCTCATGTTGAAGCTGATGTCAGCCTTGTTCATCAGAGTACTGAGCCACCAAGCCCAGTCCCTGAGAGTCTGGTGACAGAATGCCCCATCGCTGATAGTCCTGCACCAGAGACTGTTGGTTCAGCTGAGGCAGCGGAAGAGTCGGctgtggagaaggaggagatggagccCTCCGAGACAGGGACCCAGTatgagcaagaagaagaag AGCCATCAAGTAGTTTTGATACAAGCAGCTATGATGAGGGACTGAGGAGGAGAAATGTGCCCTCCTTTGAGGCCCCAAGACCAAGAACATCAGacgaggaagatgaggaggaggacgtGGAATTCAAGCTGGctgagaagaaggaggaaaagccATGGTTCTCCTTGaacaaatgcattgtgggtgcTCTAGTCCTGCTCTTCTTAGGTTCCCTTTTCCTCTCAG GTTTCCTCTGTGACCTGGATAATG GTGACTTTGACGCCTCTGAATTCAGTGATGGAGAACAAAGCCAG GACTGGCTTAGCAGTGATCCACAGGATATGAAAGAGCTATTGGATAAACTGACACAGGAAAACCAACAAATCGCTCAGCTAGAGGCTCAACTACAG ACTCAGAGAGAAGAACTCGACTTAGCACTGAAGGCGGTGGCAGCAAGCGGTGATGAAAAGCATAAAGCAGAtctagaaaaagaaaacacaaagttgAAGATTGAGTTGTCATCTTTGCCTAACCTAAAGAAAGAGCTGGAGGGTCTGAGGGCGAGGCTGACTGAACTCAGCCAACTTAAAG CTGATCAGGAAATGCCTCCAGCTACGTCAAGCTCAGCCCCTCAGCCTAGTGACAAAGATGGTCAGAGTCATCAGAAATCAGCTGGAcctgaaaggaggaaggacacaaaTGAGGGAGGCAAGCTGAAGGAAGAACTCCTGAGGCAGAAGGTTCTTTTGGAGGAAAGCAAGAAGAGGCTGCAAGGGATGAAAAAAGACGGAGGTGACAGGAAGCACGTCAGGGATAACTTGGAGGAGATTCATAGGAAGATTTCTGAACAAGTTGAGAGATGGGGGAAGAAGAAGCCCCAAGAGTCCAAATGGAAAGGGAACAACGGCAAAAGCAACGAGCGGGACCActggaagaaagaggagaagaaggagtgGAGAGGTGAGAAAGACTGGAAGCCTAGcaaagagggaggatggaaggacaaagacgagaggaaagaaaaggattGGAAGCCTCAAAAGCAAAACTCTCACAAAGAGGCATGGAGGAAAAACCAGGATGAgtgggaggggaagaaggacgAGCGCAGAATggacagggaggagaggaggaaggagaaaccCTGGCATGGACGCCCCGGTAAGAATTCCCACAGccacagccagcagcagcagcatcaccatCACCGCCAGCCTCATCAGAACAACAACAAGGACTTCTGGAGAGACCAGGAGCAGAAGCTCAGACGCAACATCCGCCCACAGGTGGGCTGCAGCTCTGTGGATGATTGTGCCAGCAAGGAAGGGCTCTACGCTGTGGAGCTGCCTGAGTTCGAGGAGCTGCTGGAGGGCTACCTGAGCAAGCTTGAAGGATCTTCACCGGAGAGCAAGGACAAGATCCGAAAGCTGACCGCTGACTTCTTTGAGGACGGGGTGTTTATCCACGACAGGGTTCTTTTCAGCGACTTTGCTGAGGACGTGGCGGACATTCTGGAGGACATGGTGGACATTTTAGTGGACGGTGGGCAAAAGGATGACGACTCCCTAGAGGAGGCAATGGAGGAGTTTGAACGAGAGGCCCTGTGGAAGTTTGCCGCCACAGcctaa